The following are encoded in a window of Spea bombifrons isolate aSpeBom1 chromosome 2, aSpeBom1.2.pri, whole genome shotgun sequence genomic DNA:
- the NEMP1 gene encoding nuclear envelope integral membrane protein 1 isoform X2: MAGEVERGGDRGMAFWVVKVLLVLYPLLCSSSAENKLQIITLTEGSFGRYDVSQNFCYKKTLEPKWNDLWTKVQIRINSTKMFRVTQVDSEEKLKEMESFTIFDVFSFLKEKLNDTYINVDLHSNKTCIKVHVTEPGTSYTLALSRGFDPKLFLVFLIGLLLFFYGDSLSSQLFYYSTGVSVGMVASMLILVFMLSKLMPKRSPFYVLLLGGWSFSLYIIQLVFKNFQEICKEYWQYLLGYLTLVGFISFAVCYKYGPLENKRSINLLNWTLQLVGLLLMFAGIQVRQMAITVIVIAFCTKQIEYPVQWIHRLYRTLVKARAKPVTPRLLTEEEYRKQGELETRKALEELRDFCNSPEFSPWKIVPRIQSPKRFAEFVEGSSHLTPNEVSIHEQEYGFLEELFRDESDEEIVVDTQTKFSPIR; the protein is encoded by the exons ATGGCGGGAGAAGTGGAAAGAGGAGGAGATCGAGGAATGGCTTTTTGGGTTGTGAAGGTGCTGCTGGTTTTATATCCTTTATTGTGCAGTTCATCTGCAG AAAATAAGTTGCAAATTATTACACTTACCGAGGGGTCATTTGGCCGATATGATGTGTCTCAAAATTTCTGTTACAAGAAAACTTTGGAGCCAAAGTGGAATGACCTTTGGACGAAGGTTCAG ATCCGAATAAACAGCACAAAAATGTTTAGAGTTACCCAAGTGGATAGTGAAGAAAAACTGAAGGAAATGGAGAGCTTCACTATTTTTGATGTTTTCTCTTTCCTGAAAGAAAAACTGAATGACACCTACATCAATGTGGACCTTCACAGCAATAAAACCTGTATTAAAGTTCATGTTACCGAGCCAGGCACAAGTTACACTTTAGCTCTTTCTCGGG GCTTTGATCCCAAACTGTTCTTGGTTTTCCTTATTGGGcttctcttgtttttttatggagATTCACTGAGCAG TCAGCTGTTTTATTACAGCACAGGAGTGAGTGTAGGAATGGTTGCTTCTATGCTCATACTTGTCTTTATGCTGTCTAAGCTCATGCCCAAG aGAAGCCCTTTCTATGTATTGCTGCTTGGTGGTTGGTCGTTTTCCCTTTATATCATCCAGCTGGTCTTCAAAAACTTTCAAGAAATCTGTAAGGAATATTGGCAGTACCTTCTGG GTTACTTGACCCTTGTTGGCTTTATCAGCTTTGCTGTTTGCTATAAATATGGCCCCTTGGAGAACAAGCGTAGCATAAACCTGCTTAACTGGACCCTACAACTTGTCGGACTTCTCCTGATGTTTGCGGGGATCCAAGTGCGGCAGATGGCCATCACTGTGATAGTCATTGCTTTCTGTACAAAACAGATTGAGTATCCGGTGCAGTGGATACACAGACTATACAG AACTTTAGTTAAGGCCAGGGCCAAACCAGTCACCCCACGGCTGCTAACAGAAGAAGAATACAGAAAGCAAGGAGAATTGGAGACTAGAAAAGCTTTGGAGGAGCTGCGGGACTTTTGCAATAGCCCCGAGTTTTCACCTTGGAAGATTGTGCCGCGAATCCAGTCACCTAAGAG ATTTGCTGAATTTGTTGAAGGCTCGTCTCACCTTACACCCAACGAGGTCTCGATTCACGAGCAGGAATATGGTTTCTTAGAAGAACTATTTCGGGATGAGAGCGACGAGGAAATTGTAGTTGACACGCAGACCAAGTTTTCACCTATTCGGTAG
- the NEMP1 gene encoding nuclear envelope integral membrane protein 1 isoform X1, translating into MAGEVERGGDRGMAFWVVKVLLVLYPLLCSSSAENKLQIITLTEGSFGRYDVSQNFCYKKTLEPKWNDLWTKVQIRINSTKMFRVTQVDSEEKLKEMESFTIFDVFSFLKEKLNDTYINVDLHSNKTCIKVHVTEPGTSYTLALSRGFDPKLFLVFLIGLLLFFYGDSLSRSQLFYYSTGVSVGMVASMLILVFMLSKLMPKRSPFYVLLLGGWSFSLYIIQLVFKNFQEICKEYWQYLLGYLTLVGFISFAVCYKYGPLENKRSINLLNWTLQLVGLLLMFAGIQVRQMAITVIVIAFCTKQIEYPVQWIHRLYRTLVKARAKPVTPRLLTEEEYRKQGELETRKALEELRDFCNSPEFSPWKIVPRIQSPKRFAEFVEGSSHLTPNEVSIHEQEYGFLEELFRDESDEEIVVDTQTKFSPIR; encoded by the exons ATGGCGGGAGAAGTGGAAAGAGGAGGAGATCGAGGAATGGCTTTTTGGGTTGTGAAGGTGCTGCTGGTTTTATATCCTTTATTGTGCAGTTCATCTGCAG AAAATAAGTTGCAAATTATTACACTTACCGAGGGGTCATTTGGCCGATATGATGTGTCTCAAAATTTCTGTTACAAGAAAACTTTGGAGCCAAAGTGGAATGACCTTTGGACGAAGGTTCAG ATCCGAATAAACAGCACAAAAATGTTTAGAGTTACCCAAGTGGATAGTGAAGAAAAACTGAAGGAAATGGAGAGCTTCACTATTTTTGATGTTTTCTCTTTCCTGAAAGAAAAACTGAATGACACCTACATCAATGTGGACCTTCACAGCAATAAAACCTGTATTAAAGTTCATGTTACCGAGCCAGGCACAAGTTACACTTTAGCTCTTTCTCGGG GCTTTGATCCCAAACTGTTCTTGGTTTTCCTTATTGGGcttctcttgtttttttatggagATTCACTGAGCAG AAGTCAGCTGTTTTATTACAGCACAGGAGTGAGTGTAGGAATGGTTGCTTCTATGCTCATACTTGTCTTTATGCTGTCTAAGCTCATGCCCAAG aGAAGCCCTTTCTATGTATTGCTGCTTGGTGGTTGGTCGTTTTCCCTTTATATCATCCAGCTGGTCTTCAAAAACTTTCAAGAAATCTGTAAGGAATATTGGCAGTACCTTCTGG GTTACTTGACCCTTGTTGGCTTTATCAGCTTTGCTGTTTGCTATAAATATGGCCCCTTGGAGAACAAGCGTAGCATAAACCTGCTTAACTGGACCCTACAACTTGTCGGACTTCTCCTGATGTTTGCGGGGATCCAAGTGCGGCAGATGGCCATCACTGTGATAGTCATTGCTTTCTGTACAAAACAGATTGAGTATCCGGTGCAGTGGATACACAGACTATACAG AACTTTAGTTAAGGCCAGGGCCAAACCAGTCACCCCACGGCTGCTAACAGAAGAAGAATACAGAAAGCAAGGAGAATTGGAGACTAGAAAAGCTTTGGAGGAGCTGCGGGACTTTTGCAATAGCCCCGAGTTTTCACCTTGGAAGATTGTGCCGCGAATCCAGTCACCTAAGAG ATTTGCTGAATTTGTTGAAGGCTCGTCTCACCTTACACCCAACGAGGTCTCGATTCACGAGCAGGAATATGGTTTCTTAGAAGAACTATTTCGGGATGAGAGCGACGAGGAAATTGTAGTTGACACGCAGACCAAGTTTTCACCTATTCGGTAG